A window from Branchiostoma lanceolatum isolate klBraLanc5 chromosome 9, klBraLanc5.hap2, whole genome shotgun sequence encodes these proteins:
- the LOC136441644 gene encoding uncharacterized protein — translation MFDCREGCVKDTGNRRRVCKVRGRSKWWIGGRGLKCLCKPCNGAPSHPEGSTSDCGSDQAPFLAGHVCTFTCSVGYTKTSGGGRILCQNGRWRGSDIVCDQVKTTTPTQTQSMTPTQNPMKTSDMPIDVDECATDPCQNGGTCHDEVNNYSCTCAPGYVGDHCEADVDECASDPCQNGGTCHDEVNGYSCTCAPGYVGDHCEADVDECASDPCQNGGTCHDEVNGYSCTCAPGYVGDHCEADIDECESDPCGNGGTCNDEVNGYTCDCAPGYTGDHCGTDIDECESDPCDNGGTCIGEVNGYTCDCAPGYTGDHCGTDIDECESDPCENGGTCIDEVNGYTCDCAPGYMGDHCETEIDECESDPCGNGGTCNDEVNGYTCDCAPGYMGDHCGTDKDECESDPCENGGTCNDEVNGYTCDCAPGYTGDHCETDTDECESDPCGNGGTCIDEVNGYTCDCAPGYTGDLCGTNIDECESDPCGNGGTCIDEVNGYTCDCAPGYMGDHCGTDIDECESDPCENGGTCIDEVNGYTCDCAPGYMGDHCGTDIDECESDPCENGGTCNDEVNGYTCDCAPGYTGDHCETDIDECESDPCENGGTCNDEVNGYTCDCAPGYMGDHCGTDTTATTQQTMTTEQTTTTTEQTTTTEQTTTTQQTTTTQQTTTTAQQAATTAHQTLIPTQTAPRMPGRTTTTTQQTTTTDQQTATTDQQAPTTDQQAATTTQQAATTDQQTLIPTQTAPGTTEPPTTTPCPTTPQPPSTDEHGCGLPEIAAISDDKVFNFEAMYDALMDYGSDPYAGEVQYDLVKEQFQKLGQQEGESLSGMTGDLTDAIKAMKNVWVLQYTDSETGYEIAIFLENFDPQTGMLPEDLDFSGPTFGYDFKEKLRLLKERYSELKLTVHIPDYIPEECEYVLEIQLNAHFSILRVPLVLVPCITIQCQVVIIVPVVCYYVTWSWNNVTCVWDIEIKIYVKLLIIRLTFWVRSWWKSAFPPIALQPLPECPEPGMGEIAPDEELKPSFVDFAINDFKSSIPENMAAELNVDTFGHLYSKDLKGKGGDALLSMEGNVGSSVIGFRDMWMLSYSETPDDMETSILLENFDPTVDDLPDDIQLGNLSTFGSYNERYLHNFHYRYMEMRRTVSLQSVIPTNCGTALHSIRLDARFTLRRIPFFFIACWEIHFQEFLIIPFLCFEICIICGIPVVIPVIKVLVIRREFWFGLWIFIPAPCPWPPAPNPGTMLAAGNPTGLHHGATCEYECLPRFQPCPPAFNPLVCLWGTWHFQPLQLECSPRCPPVPPAGFGAFRDFCLPVRGNLVKEICFYECFPGWVPFWGSFVRECVNGVWTGWPLICLPSWIPPLIPPPIPPPIPPPIPPRPPRPPPGEPLLPCDCKDIHDMDPTLPNGTYMVYPRDGQPGFLVYCDMETDGGGWTVIQRRLDGSVDFYLGWDDYKRGFPSDMTGEFWLGNDQIHRLTAQKAYALRVDLEADNGTTAYAVYDRFSVDDEANNYTLGIGGYSGTAGDAMTGQDGGHNLNGQAFTTYDRDNDEWDGNCAVRSMGAWWYYACHDSNLNGMYDNDNYGEGVNWKQFRGYEESLKTTEMKMRPST, via the exons ATGTTTGACTGCAGGGAGGGATGTGTGAAGGACACAGGAAATAGACGGAGGGTTTGCAAGGTCAGGGGCCGGTCAAAATGGTGGATTGGAGGACGTGGACTGAAGTGTCTTT GCAAGCCATGCAATGGTGCACCCAGCCATCCGGAAGGCTCCACCAGTGATTGTGGTTCAGACCAGGCCCCCTTCCTAGCTGGTCACGTGTGTACCTTCACCTGCTCGGTCGGATACACCAAGACGTCAGGTGGTGGGAGGATACTCTGTCAGAACGGTAGATGGAGGGGAAGTGACATAGTGTGTGATCAAG TGAAGACAACGACACCGACTCAAACTCAGTCTATGACACCAACTCAGAATCCGATGAAGACCAGTGACATGCCCATAG ACGTCGACGAATGTGCCACTGACccgtgtcaaaatggcggaacttgccaCGACGAGGTTAACAACTATAGCTGTacttgtgctcctggctatgtaggagatcattgtgaagcag ATGTCGACGAATGTGCCTCTGATccgtgtcaaaatggcggaacttgccaCGACGAGGTTAACGGCTACAGCTGTacttgtgctcctggctatgtaggagatcattgtgaagcag ACGTCGACGAATGTGCCTCTGATccgtgtcaaaatggcggaacttgccaCGACGAGGTTAACGGCTACAGCTGTacttgtgctcctggctatgtaggagatcattgtgaagcag ACATAGACGAATGTGAGTCTGATCCGTGTGgcaatggcggaacttgcaatGATGAGGTCAATGGCTACACATGTGATTGTGCTCCAGGCTATACGGGAGATCACTGCGGAACGG ACATAGACGAGTGTGAGTCTGATCCGTGTGacaatggcggaacttgcattggtGAGGTCAATGGCTACACCTGTGATTGTGCTCCAGGCTATACGGGAGATCACTGCGGAACGG ACATAGATGAATGTGAGTCTGATCCGTGTGAAAATGGTGGAACTTGCATTGATGAGGTCAATGGCTACACCTGTGATTGTGCTCCAGGCTATATGGGAGATCACTGCGAAACGG AAATAGACGAATGTGAGTCTGATCCGTGTGgcaatggcggaacttgcaatGATGAGGTCAATGGCTACACCTGTGATTGTGCTCCAGGCTATATGGGAGATCACTGTGGAACGG ACAAAGACGAATGTGAGTCTGATCCGTGTGAAAATGGTGGAACTTGCAATGATGAGGTCAATGGCTACACCTGTGATTGTGCTCCAGGCTATAcgggagatcattgtgaaacgg ACACAGACGAATGTGAGTCTGATCCGTGTGgcaatggcggaacttgcattgatgAGGTCAATGGCTACACCTGTGATTGTGCTCCAGGCTATACGGGAGATCTCTGCGGAACGA ACATAGACGAATGTGAGTCTGATCCGTGTGgcaatggcggaacttgcattgatgAGGTCAATGGCTACACCTGTGATTGTGCTCCAGGCTATATGGGAGATCACTGCGGAACGG ACATAGACGAATGTGAGTCTGATccgtgtgaaaatggcggaacttgcattgatgAGGTCAATGGCTACACCTGTGATTGTGCTCCAGGCTATATGGGAGATCACTGTGGAACGG ACATAGATGAATGTGAGTCTGATccgtgtgaaaatggcggaacttgcaatGATGAGGTCAATGGCTACACCTGTGATTGTGCTCCAGGCTATAcgggagatcattgtgaaacgg ACATAGATGAATGTGAGTCTGATccgtgtgaaaatggcggaacttgcaatGATGAGGTCAATGGCTACACCTGTGATTGTGCTCCAGGCTATATGGGAGATCACTGTGGAACGG ATACTACGGCGACAACTCAACAAACTATGACGACTGAACAGACTACAACGACAACTGAACAGACTACGACGACTGAACAGACTACGACGACTCAACAGACTACGACGACTCAACAGACTACGACAACAGCTCAACAGGCTGCGACGACAGCTCACCAGACTCTGATACCGACTCAGACTGCACCTCGGATGCCAGGAA GGACTACGACAACTACTCAACAGACTACAACGACAGATCAACAGACTGCAACGACAGATCAACAGGCTCCAACAACAGATCAACAGGCTGCAACGACAACTCAACAGGCTGCAACGACAGATCAACAGACTCTGATACCGACTCAGACTGCACCGGGAA CTACAGAGCCCCCTACTACTACACCATGTCCAACCACGCCCCAACCGCCTTCCACAGATGAGCATG GTTGTGGACTGCCCGAGATTGCAGCCATATCCGACGATAAAG TTTTCAACTTTGAAGCCATGTACGACGCCCTGATGGACTACGGATCGGATCCGTATGCGGGTGAAGTACAATATGATCTGGTCAAAGAACAGTTTCAGAAGCTAGGTCAACAAGAGGGAGAAAGCCTGTCTGGCATGACAGGAGACCTCACAGATGCCATCAAGGCCATGAAGAACGTCTGGGTGCTGCAGTACACTGACTCTGAGACTGGCTACGAGATAGCCATTTTCCTTGAAAACTTTGACCCCCAAACAG GGATGTTGCCAGAAGATCTAGACTTCTCTGGTCCCACTTTTGGTTATGATTTTAAAGAGAAATTGCGTCTCTTGAAAGAACGATATTCAGAATTGAAGCTTACTGTGCATATTCCAGACTACATTCCAGAGGAATGTGAATATGTACTCGAGATTCAACTGAATGCACATTTCAGTATTCTTAGGGTTCCCCTAGTCCTCGTGCCCTGTATTACAATACAATGTCAAGTGGTCATTATAGTTCCCGTGGTTTGCTATTATGTAACCTGGTCCTGGAATAATGTGACATGTGTGTGGGATATCGAAATAAAAATCTACGTCAAGCTGCTGATCATCCGCCTCACCTTCTGGGTCAGGTCTTGGTGGAAGTCCGCATTCCCACCGATAGCGCTACAGCCACTACCAG AATGTCCCGAGCCTGGCATGGGTGAAATAGCCCCTGATGAAG AATTGAAACCGAGCTTCGTGGATTTCGCAATCAACGATTTTAAGTCTTCGATACCTGAAAACATGGCAGCAGAGCTTAATGTAGATACGTTCGGGCATCTGTATAGTAAGGATTTAAAGGGAAAAGGCGGAGATGCTCTCTTGAGTATGGAGGGTAACGTGGGGAGCTCAGTCATTGGCTTTAGGGACATGTGGATGCTGTCGTATAGCGAAACACCGGACGACATGGAAACCAGCATCCTGCTGGAGAATTTCGACCCCACAG TTGACGATTTGCCTGACGACATTCAACTCGGCAATCTATCCACCTTTGGTTCGTACAACGAGCGCTACCTTCATAACTTCCACTACCG GTACATGGAGATGAGGCGGACAGTGTCCCTCCAGTCTGTCATTCCGACCAACTGCGGCACCGCGCTCCACTCCATCCGGCTTGACGCGCGCTTCACCCTGCGAAGGATACCGTTCTTCTTTATAGCCTGCTGGGAAATTCATTTCCAGGAATTTCTCATTATTCCATTCCTCTGTTTTGAGATCTGCATCATCTGTGGCATACCGGTGGTAATACCCGTGATCAAAGTGCTAGTTATTCGACGGGAGTTCTGGTTTGGTCTCTGGATCTTTATACCAG CCCCCTGCCCATGGCCACCTGCACCAAACCCAGGCACCATGCTCGCCGCTGGAAACCCGACTGGTCTCCACCACGGTGCTACCTGTGAATACGAGTGTCTTCCACGCTTTCAACCATGTCCACCGGCTTTCAATCCACTAGTATGTCTTTGGGGAACGTGGCATTTTCAGCCATTGCAGCTGGAGTGTTCAC CAAGATGCCCCCCAGTGCCCCCCGCAGGGTTTGGTGCTTTCCGTGACTTCTGCCTGCCAGTCCGGGGAAATCTTGTGAAAGAGATCTGTTTCTACGAGTGTTTTCCAGGATGGGTGCCTTTCTGGGGCTCCTTCGTTCGGGAATGTGTCAATGGCGTGTGGACAGGATGGCCACTGATCTGCCTGCCATCGTGGATTCCCCCTCTAATTCCCCCACCAATTCCCCCTCCAATTCCCCCACCAATTCCTCCGCGCCCGCCTCGTCCACCTCCTG GTGAACCACTCCTACCATGCGACTGTAAGGACATCCATGACATGGACCCGACCCTGCCCAATGGAACCTACATGGTGTATCCAAGGGACGGCCAGCCCGGCTTCCTTGTGTACTGTGACATGGAGACTGATGGAGGAGGCTGGACG GTAATCCAGAGGCGTCTGGACGGCTCAGTCGACTTCTACCTCGGCTGGGACGACTACAAACGCGGGTTCCCCAGCGACATGACCGGCGAGTTCTGGCTCGGAAACGACCAGATTCACCGCCTCACAGCGCAAAAGGCCTACGCGCTGAGGGTGGATCTGGAGGCTGATAATGGAACCACGGCGTACGCGGTGTACGACCGTTTCAGTGTGGACGATGAGGCCAACAACTACACACTCGGTATTGGAGGCTACAGTGGCACTGCAG GGGACGCTATGACAGGACAAGACGGAGGCCACAATCTAAATGGTCAAGCATTTACAACATACGACAGAGACAACGATGAATGGGACGGAAATTGTGCCGTACGTTCCATGGGTGCCTGGTGGTACTACGCATGTCACGATTCAAACTTGAACGGGATGTATGACAATGATAACTATGGAGAGGGGGTCAATTGGAAACAGTTCAGAGGGTATGAAGAATCTCTGAAGACCACTGAAATGAAAATGCGTCCCTCCACATAA